The Balaenoptera acutorostrata chromosome 10, mBalAcu1.1, whole genome shotgun sequence genome has a window encoding:
- the DLK2 gene encoding protein delta homolog 2, protein MPSGCRCLHLVCLLCILGAPVKPARADDCSSHCDLAHGCCAPDGSCRCDPGWEGLHCERCVRMPGCQHGTCHQPWQCICHSGWAGKFCDKDEHICTTQSPCRNGGQCVYDGGGKYHCVCPPGFHGRDCERKAGPCEQAGSPCRNGGQCQDDQGFALNFTCHCLAGFVGARCEVNVDDCLMRPCANGATCLDGINRFSCLCPEGFAGRFCTINLDDCASRPCQRGARCRDRVHDFDCLCPSGYGGKTCELVLPVPDPATIADIPPGPTSAVVVPATGPVPHSGGAGLLRISVKEVVRRQEARLGESSLVAVVLFGAVTAALVLSTVLLTLRAWRRGVCPPGPCCYPAPHYAPARQDQECQVSMLSAGLPLPPDLPPEPGKTTAL, encoded by the exons ATGCCCAGCGGCTGCCGCTGCCTACATCTCGTGTGCCTGTTGTGCATCCTGGGGGCACCCGTAAAGCCTGCCCGAG CTGATGACTGCAGCTCCCACTGTGACCTGGCCCATGGCTGCTGTGCACCTGATGGCTCCTGCAG GTGTGACCCAGGCTGGGAGGGGCTGCACTGTGAGCGCTGTGTGAGGATGCCTGGCTGCCAGCATGGTACCTGCCACCAGCCCTGGCAGTGCATCTGTCACAGTGGCTGGGCAGGCAAGTTCTGTGACAAAG ATGAGCACATCTGTACCACACAGTCCCCCTGCCGGAACGGAGGCCAGTGCGTATATGATGGGGGCGGCAAGTACCACTGTGTGTGCCCACCAGGCTTCCACGGGCGTGACTGTGAGCGCAAGGCCGGACCCTGTGAGCAGGCAGG CTCCCCATGCCGGAATGGCGGGCAGTGCCAGGATGACCAGGGCTTTGCCCTCAACTTCACATGCCACTGCTTGGCGGGCTTTGTGGGTGCCCGCTGCGAGGTGAACGTGGACGACTGTCTGATGCGGCCTTGTGCTAACGGCGCCACCTGCCTGGACGGCATCAACCGcttctcctgcctctgccctgagGGCTTTGCTGGGCGCTTCTGCACCATCAACCTGGATGACTGTGCCAGCCGCCCATGCCAGAGAGGGGCCCGCTGTCGGGACCGGGTCCATGACTTTGACTGTCTCTGCCCAAGTGGCTATGGTGGCAAGACTTGTGAGCTAGTCTTACCCGTCCCAGATCCCGCCACCATAGCGGACATCCCCCCGGGGCCCACCTCAGCTGTGGTGGTACCTGCCACGGGGCCTGTTCCCCACAGCGGGGGCGCTGGTCTGCTGCGCATCTCCGTGAAGGAGGTAGTGCGGAGGCAAGAGGCCAGGCTGGGCGAGTCTAGCCTGGTGGCTGTGGTGCTGTTTGGGGCTGTCACTGCCGCTCTGGTCCTGTCCACGGTGTTGCTGACCCTGAGAGCCTGGCGCCGGGGTGTCTGCCCCCCTGGACCCTGTTGCTACCCTGCCCCACACTACGCCCCGGCGCGCCAGGACCAGGAGTGTCAGGTTAGCATGCTGTCGGCAGGGCTCCCCCTGCCGCCTGACTTGCCCCCTGAGCCTGGGAAGACCACAGCACTGTGA